The DNA window TCTCTTCAAGGACGACAGTAGCTCCTTCGCCGGCCGCCGGAGCGATACCTTCAGCTGTGCCGCCTAGGGCCCGCCGGCCTCGTAGTGTCGCAGCCAGCCGGGCCAGCATACTGCTCTGCAAGTCAATGTAAGTATATGACAAGAAAAATTTGATCAGGTTTCACGTACAGTGATAAAGGCATCACTCATGCCTCCACGGCGTTCAACGGCGTTCTGGCTCATGATCCGGTAGCTATCATGAAGCCTCTTCCGGCTTTGGAGTCCACCGAAACCAGATATATTCGCCGAGAGCATGTTGGACCGGTGGTCCGGATCAAGTATATTGATACCCTTACGAGCATCTTCCTGCGCCCGTCGgtccgaggagaagattTTGATCGTGTTGTCGATGCCCGAGGCGGCAATGGTTGGTTCATAGGGGTGACCTGCTCCCAATCAACATCTGAGTCGAATCTCGCATGAACCAGCAAACTTACCTTGCACCACGTTGACGACGTCGCTGTCGCCTTCCAGGATATTAACCAGCTTCGCAGTCTTGCGCTCCCAGATGAAAACATGGCCCGAATCACTGCCGCTGACCACATACTCATCGTTCATTCCGAAAAAGTTGACATCCTTGACAGTCTTGACATTGCAATGGCCCCGGTACACGCGCGTGTGAGATGAGCACGGCACCTCGAGCTCCACGTCTTCCCGGCGTGTCTTGCGGATTCCATACCGCCATTCGAAATTCTCTTCCGCATCGGagtcatcatcttcatcctcgtcttcttccgaGGACATGTCCCAACCGCCAAcgtcttcgccatcatcatcggagtcgtcatcttctccatcatcatcatcttcttcttcctcactgTCGTTGTCACTTGAAGTTTCCGCTTCACCATTGATTGAAGATGGGTCTGCTTGTTGGTGACTGCGCCGCGTGCTCCGACGCGTCGTAGAATCGGTTCTCACCAGATTGATATCGCGAATTGGTTCTTCCTCCACATTGGTCTCGATATCATCTTGAGACCTCTCCTGGCCCAAGTCACTGTCAGAGTCCTCATCCACAGTGGTGCGCAATCCGCCAAAAGCACGATTGACAAAAGTGTAGTTCACACCGTTCCCCGCTTCCATCAAGACCCCTCTGCACACCCGTAGAATCCAAAACCGGGTAGCAGATGATCGGTCGAGAGAGCGTACGCTCGAGGATGAGCTCGACAAGCGGCGTCTGTCAACCCGCGCGGCCGAGGTCTCGAGGTTCTCCAAGGGGAGCCGGACAGCGTTCCCAAATGCAGTTACAGCGGCCCGTTGGGTTGGGAACAGTATGCGCGTGGCATCGTGCTCGAACCGGGAAGCATCCACATTCACGATGGGGGAAGCCCTCGCCAGCTCTTGTAGATAAGGGACCAGCACGGTGTCGATGGCGTCCTCTCCTGCGTCTGCGGGGATTGGGaatcgagaagaagatcgtcggTAAACCCCGTCGGGTTTGAAGCCAGCCAGAAGAGCCGGTCTGCCCCCTTGCAGCCAGAGAAGAATCGCTTTCAGGAAATCATAGCCAAATTGTGATTCTGAGTCAATAGACCCATCCTCACCCGGAGCCGGTTTGATCTTCTGAAAATCATCTCTGACGTCCGGATCTTCTTCGATACCAGCCTCCACTTGGCCACCAAGGGCTCGTGCAATGGTCCCAGCGGCTTGTACAAATCTCCACGAAGCTTGGCGGTTGTGGCGGAGTGATTGTTGGAAGGTAACGGTATCGCGAGATGGATTCATCGGATAGGTCCAGTGGCGGATGACTTCATCCATCTGCGGGAGGTATATGGATGCCAGCTTCAGAGCagacgagaaggaagccGTGTATGGCGTGAGGTCCGTCTGGTCAGGTCCCGTTGCCTCCCGAATGGTCGTCTCCAGCGAGAACAGAGAGCTCCGGAGTTTGACCAAGCCCTTTGCGATCTGCAGACTCAGACGCTGAGCGTCGTTCAGCACGGAGTATCGCGCCCGTTCGATCATATT is part of the Penicillium psychrofluorescens genome assembly, chromosome: 4 genome and encodes:
- a CDS encoding uncharacterized protein (ID:PFLUO_007137-T1.cds;~source:funannotate) translates to MKDSLFNRLWRRECGELSPDASLGGIYGSKEWIDDLDIVNELGGHTGCVNALSWSRSGQFLASGSDDKRLNIYSYQPDSSTAPFTLNTTVVTGHKANIFSVKFMPHSNDRTLVTCAGDSQVRIFDIEYSGSNGNTSPVAASVQSQRFDTFFAGTRYLGVENTNARVYRSHADRVKRIVTESSPHLFLTCSEDGEVRQWDLRQPSSAYLPPRGGQGFMAYRPGLEHDDSNVPPPLISYKGYNLDLNTISCSPSQPHYIALGGAHLHCFLHDRRMLGRDTLAERGSAGAGASSPSAASFDEEAMGKATRCVRKFAPGGKRRMKRLDNGHITACKISDANPNEMVVSWSGDHIYSFDLIRSPDAGEAETEVTATKTPSSHRRRSSRNRKRKRPKPESMSSQESGTRHQSRRRSAEPNTFRVHYANGEEEDLPFPTESDSMSETAENMIERARYSVLNDAQRLSLQIAKGLVKLRSSLFSLETTIREATGPDQTDLTPYTASFSSALKLASIYLPQMDEVIRHWTYPMNPSRDTVTFQQSLRHNRQASWRFVQAAGTIARALGGQVEAGIEEDPDVRDDFQKIKPAPGEDGSIDSESQFGYDFLKAILLWLQGGRPALLAGFKPDGVYRRSSSRFPIPADAGEDAIDTVLVPYLQELARASPIVNVDASRFEHDATRILFPTQRAAVTAFGNAVRLPLENLETSAARVDRRRLSSSSSSVRSLDRSSATRFWILRVCRGVLMEAGNGVNYTFVNRAFGGLRTTVDEDSDSDLGQERSQDDIETNVEEEPIRDINLVRTDSTTRRSTRRSHQQADPSSINGEAETSSDNDSEEEEDDDDGEDDDSDDDGEDVGGWDMSSEEDEDEDDDSDAEENFEWRYGIRKTRREDVELEVPCSSHTRVYRGHCNVKTVKDVNFFGMNDEYVVSGSDSGHVFIWERKTAKLVNILEGDSDVVNVVQGHPYEPTIAASGIDNTIKIFSSDRRAQEDARKGINILDPDHRSNMLSANISGFGGLQSRKRLHDSYRIMSQNAVERRGGMSDAFITSSMLARLAATLRGRRALGGTAEGIAPAAGEGATVVLEENCPVM